Genomic DNA from Streptomyces sp. AM 2-1-1:
CGGCGAACTCGTCGAGACCTTCCGCAACGCCGGCCTCCCGGTCGAGGTGGCCTGCCCCGAACAGGCCGCCCCGCTGCCCGCCGCCGTCGACCTGGCCGCCTACCGCGTCGTCCAGGAGGCCCTCACCAATGTCCGCAAGCACGCGGGGTCCGGCACGAAGGCCGAGGTCAGCGTCGTCCGGGTCGGCGCCACCGCCGAGGTGACCGTGCTCGACGACGGGCGCGGCACCCCCGCGATCCCGGCCCAGGGCGGCCCCGGCGGTGGCCACGGGCTCCTCGGCATGCGCGAGCGCGTCACCGCGCTCGGCGGCACCCTCACGGCGGGACCCCGCTACGGCGGCGGATTCAGGGTGCATGCGATCCTCCCGGTGGACGTCCGCCCGGGAGGTCCGGACCGGACGGGGGATCTCGCGTGAGCGTGATCAGGGTGCTGCTCGCCGACGACCAGGCGCTGCTGCGCAGCGCGTTCCGGGTGCTGGTCGACTCGGAAGCGGACATGCGGGTCGTCGGCGAGGCGGCCGACGGCGCCCAGGCGGTGGAACTCGCCCGCACCACCCGCCCCGACGTGGTCCTGATGGACATCCGGATGCCCGGCACCGACGGCCTCGCCGCGACCCGCCTGATCGGCGCGGACCCGGCGCTCGCGGGCGTACGGGTCGTCATGCTGACCACCTTCGAGGTCGACGAGTACGTCGTGCGGTCGCTGCGGGCCGGGGCCTCCGGCTTCCTCGGCAAGGGTGCGGAGCCGGAGGAACTCCTCCAGGCGATACGGGTCGCCGCGGCCGGCGAGGCGCTGCTCTCCCCGGCCGCCACCAAAGGGCTGATCGCCACCTTCCTCGCGACCGCGGGCGACCCGGACGGCCCGCTGGACGCCGCCCGCGCCGAGCGGCTGGACGCGCTCACCGTCCGCGAACGCGAGGTGCTCGTCCAGGTCGCCGCCGGACACTCCAACGACGAGATCGCCGAACGCCTCCTCGTCAGTCCGCTGACCGTCAAAACCCACGTGAACCGCGCCATGGCGAAGCTCGGTGCCCGCGACCGCGCCCAACTGGTCGTCATCGCCTACGAGTCGGGGCTGGTGCGCCCGCGCAGCTCCTGACCCGGACCCCGGGGCCCGCGGAGTGGGAAACGGTCCGGGAGGAGGCGGGCGTACTCCACCTGCGGTACACGGCGGTCGGGAAAGCACCCCGGTGGGCCGACGTCACGGCGCGGCGGATCAGGGATCGTACGAGTGGGGCAGGTGTGTCCGCTCGCGTCCACGTGCCCGCCCCATCTCCGCGTACGCCACAGAAGAGAGACCCCACCCATGTCCTGGCTGTCAAGGTTCAGCCTCGCGCAACGGGCCCTGATCGGGCTGATCTCCATCGTCGCCCTCGTCTTCGGCGCGATAGCGATCCCGCAGCTCAAGCAGCAGCTGCTGCCGACCATCGAGCTGCCGATGGTGTCGGTCCTGGCGCCGTACCAGGGGGCCTCCCCCGACGTGGTCGAGAAGCAGGTGGTCGAGCCGCTCGAGAACGCCATCAAGGCGGTCGACGGCATCGAGGGCATCACCTCGACCTCCGCCGAGGGCAACGCCGTCGTCATGGCCACCTTCGACTTCGGGGACGAGGGCACCAAGCAGCTCGTCGCCGACATCCAGCAGGCGGTGAACCGGGCGCGCAACCAGCTCCCGGAGGGCGTCGACCCGCAGGTCATCGCCGGTTCCACCGACGACATCCCGACCGTGGTCCTCGCCGTCACCTCGGACAAGGACCAGCAGGCGCTCGCCGACCAGCTGGACCACACCGTGGTGCCCGCGCTGGAGGACATCGAGGGCGTCGGCCAGGTCGCGGTCAGCGGCGTCCAGGAACTGCAGGTCTCCGTCGTCCCCGACGACCGCAAGCTCGCGAAGGCCGGTCTCTCCGCGGCCTCGCTCCCCCCTGCGCTCCAGGCGGCGGGCGGCACCATGGCGGCCGGCTCCTTCTCCGAGTCCGGCATGAGCCGCACCATCCAGGTCGGCGGCGGCTTCACCTCGCTGCAGCAGATCGAGGACGTGCGGATCGTCCCCGCCGCACCCGGCAAGCCCGGCAAGCCGGTCCGCCTCGGCGACGTCGCCACCGTGAAGCAGGAGGAGGCCACCCCGGTCTCCATCACCCGCACCAACGGCAAGCCGAGCCTCGCCGTGATGGCGACGATGGACCAGGACGGCAGCGCCGTCGCCATCTCCGACGCGGTCGAGAAGAAGCTGCCCGACCTGCGCGAGGACCTGGGCGCCGGGGCCGAGCTGACGGTCGTCTCCGACCAGGGCCCGGCGGTCTCCGACGCGATCTCCGGCCTGACCACCGAAGGCGCGCTCGGCCTGCTCTTCGCCGTCGTGGTGATCCTGGTCTTCCTGGCGTCGATCCGCTCGACGCTCGTCACCGCGGTCTCCATCCCGCTCTCCGTGGTCCTGGCGCTCATCGTGCTGTGGACACGTGACCTCTCGCTCAACATGCTCACCCTCGGGGCGCTGACCATCGCGATCGGCCGGGTCGTCGACGACTCGATCGTCGTCCTGGAGAACATCAAGCGGCACCTCGGGTACGGCGAGGAGCGCCAGTCGGCGATCATCGCCGCGGTGAAGGAGGTGGCCGGAGCGGTCACCGCCTCCACCCTCACCACCGTCGCCGTCTTCCTGCCGATCGGTCTCGTCGGCGGCATGGTC
This window encodes:
- a CDS encoding response regulator transcription factor, translating into MSVIRVLLADDQALLRSAFRVLVDSEADMRVVGEAADGAQAVELARTTRPDVVLMDIRMPGTDGLAATRLIGADPALAGVRVVMLTTFEVDEYVVRSLRAGASGFLGKGAEPEELLQAIRVAAAGEALLSPAATKGLIATFLATAGDPDGPLDAARAERLDALTVREREVLVQVAAGHSNDEIAERLLVSPLTVKTHVNRAMAKLGARDRAQLVVIAYESGLVRPRSS